DNA from Gramella sp. MAR_2010_147:
AAAAGATCTCATTATGCATATATCCCTTTTCATAGGCGAAAACAACGTTTTGATGGGTAGTGACACTGGTGGCGAATGGGGCAAACATTTTAAAGAAGGAAATAATTTTTCAATCTCTATAAGTACCGACACGAAGCAGGAAGCAGATCACATATTTAAAGAATTATCGGCTGGAGGAAAAAAAACAATGTCCATGGATCAAACTTTCTGGGGTTCTTATTTTGGGATGTTAACCGATAAATTTAATATTCAATGGATGGTAAGTTTTGATATGAAGAAATAGGTTATATTCAGGATAAATTACTTTATTGTTATTGATGAAAACAAAATTGCATCACATTCACAGCTTGAAGTAAGCATATTTAGTAGATATTAAAATGAATATTTATAAAATTATAGATTTTTGTTATTCTTTTTATATGTTTATAGTAAAAAGCTATATTATCTTTAACCCAAAAATAAGACATGGGAAGACCTTCCACTAAACCAAAAGATCTAAGGGACGGATATTATATTGAAGTCCGGAATAAGAATAAAAAAAATGGTGTCAAAATTCGTAGAGACACTAAAGAACAGCTTTTACTTGCAATTGAAGAATATAAAGAGAGTAAGGATGTTGTTGTTTTAGGGAAATCTAAGAATGGAAAAATGACGGAGATTCCAGATCTTTAGTCCCAGATGCGTTCACCATT
Protein-coding regions in this window:
- a CDS encoding VOC family protein, yielding MSLALNTYLTFNGNCDEAFSFYRSVFGGEFKMKSSFGEMPQDSDMPEVKEEEKDLIMHISLFIGENNVLMGSDTGGEWGKHFKEGNNFSISISTDTKQEADHIFKELSAGGKKTMSMDQTFWGSYFGMLTDKFNIQWMVSFDMKK